One region of Paucibacter aquatile genomic DNA includes:
- a CDS encoding DMT family transporter: MMKPKDLIELSLLAAIWGASFLFMRLGAHEFGPVPMATMRVLGASLFLLPLLTFRVGLAELRQHWRPLMVVGLLNGALPFALYAYAALSITAGLSSILNATTPLWGAMVAWVWLGQRLDFSRLCGLALGFAGVVFLAWDQASFKPGGSGWAILACLLATLCYGIVANFSKRYLNGLNPLTVATGSQLTASAMLLLPALLTWPERMPSGPAWLSVAMLAVLCSGVAYILYFRLMQRVGPTNTIAVTFLIPVFAVIWGYVFLSEAFTMHMAMGCAIVLLGTALAVGLIKPPEPSRTLS, translated from the coding sequence ATGATGAAGCCCAAGGATTTGATCGAACTGAGCCTCTTGGCCGCCATCTGGGGCGCCTCGTTTTTGTTCATGCGGCTCGGTGCGCATGAGTTCGGCCCGGTACCCATGGCCACCATGCGGGTGCTGGGCGCCAGCCTCTTTCTGCTGCCGCTGCTGACCTTTCGTGTCGGCCTGGCGGAGCTGCGCCAGCACTGGCGGCCGCTGATGGTGGTGGGCCTGCTGAACGGCGCCCTGCCCTTTGCGCTTTACGCCTACGCGGCGCTGTCGATCACGGCCGGCCTGTCCAGCATCCTCAACGCCACCACGCCGCTCTGGGGGGCGATGGTGGCCTGGGTGTGGCTGGGTCAGCGCCTGGATTTCAGCCGCCTCTGCGGCCTGGCCCTAGGCTTTGCGGGCGTGGTGTTCCTGGCCTGGGATCAGGCCAGCTTCAAGCCGGGCGGCAGCGGCTGGGCCATCCTGGCCTGCCTGCTGGCCACCCTGTGCTACGGCATCGTCGCCAACTTCAGCAAACGCTATCTGAACGGCCTGAACCCCTTGACCGTCGCCACCGGCAGCCAGCTCACCGCTTCAGCCATGCTGCTGCTGCCCGCGCTGCTCACCTGGCCCGAGCGCATGCCCAGCGGCCCGGCCTGGCTCAGCGTGGCCATGCTGGCGGTGCTGTGCTCGGGCGTGGCCTACATCCTCTACTTCCGCCTGATGCAGCGCGTGGGGCCCACCAACACCATCGCCGTGACCTTTCTGATCCCGGTGTTCGCGGTGATCTGGGGCTATGTCTTCCTGAGCGAGGCCTTCACCATGCACATGGCCATGGGCTGCGCCATCGTGCTTCTGGGGACGGCGCTGGCGGTGGGGCTGATCAAGCCTCCAGAACCAAGTAGGACGCTGTCCTGA
- a CDS encoding transglutaminase domain-containing protein produces the protein MFFSSKVNKAIASTLLLAQLCLAVQPLMAAVRADGGAGLPQVQAQTARFQAFQQQMQEAKVQLAAAQASPADQASRRLDRLRTVMQSLNEGQGRAASAADEGALQLRALGPQIQISVRAPAMSAEQRRLHQAQMSAWREELRDLLSQVQADEAATREDLARTRQWLLDRKLPGELLARHDQALRQFEQTAAALRLAAQATEAEMLPALTRALAPLDAQRRQPAAPSRSLPWRAPEPNKRQPADTRSAWFQHLLGSRDVRLAQAGSGLDGIHFEVPPEPSEAPVPADLAETPETQLSPALRAKALELGNNPVQIQNWVRNHIEWQPTWGALQSAQDTLDKRRGNAHDIASLQIALLRAAKIPARYQYGTISLPVAQVQNWLGSLAKPEVAQPLLSQGGIASKSVWSAGHINEVQLEHVWVRAYVNWAPSRGAKAGAASQHVNPVGPLNAWVDIDASYKQYQYSPGLDLKNQVPLDGAALLTAAQQGATVNEAEGWVQNLNQAAIQNQLSSYQNRLKSYIDQQAPNGTVGDVIGRKIVPVFAPPMLAGSLPFRVVFKAQQLSAVPPALQHRFSYRLYASAQDRLDDAPLLSFTEKTSQLVGKRLSLSYVPASQADADLIASYLPKPHADGSPIDPSEFPRSLPAYLIRLKPQIVLDGQVVASTQLGLTMGTPLYGQGGFSQFHDLQQWDLAEDETHSVGNATVFGLSAGGISGAQLNALKLRLEASKTKLQAGDLTGLSGEQITGDLLTATIWSWFAAAESHSRLSQNQAGVVETLGLSYGLFHAQAEPVYSWGLIRKVEFPGVNIDIGHVRLLGWSKNGQAGDWAQYMRLRGQYMSALEHAVPERFFSDRAKCNLVGEPDPKPGLPACPQGISAVKALALAAAQGQRIYTITQKVFQDNPGLVTSHLSAHNWDTRQRVQQALEAGQEVTIHQRPVLQDGWAGAGFVLLDPETGAGRYLIEGGGNGGSVPLLKALAMALGITSAALPFILIAAYISIFLISLIAALAWYLVFCEVDGSGFPSKGDIGNIAWSVMWFSALAGMTVGPIASFVIAVVTSGLQNHACF, from the coding sequence ATGTTTTTCAGCTCCAAAGTGAACAAGGCGATCGCATCGACGCTGCTTCTGGCACAGCTGTGCCTGGCGGTTCAGCCCTTGATGGCTGCCGTGCGCGCTGACGGTGGCGCCGGTCTGCCCCAGGTCCAGGCCCAAACGGCCAGATTCCAGGCATTCCAGCAGCAAATGCAGGAAGCCAAGGTGCAGCTCGCAGCGGCCCAGGCCTCGCCGGCCGACCAGGCCAGCCGGCGGCTGGACCGCCTCCGCACCGTGATGCAGTCATTGAACGAAGGACAGGGCAGAGCAGCCAGCGCTGCCGATGAAGGCGCACTTCAGCTGCGTGCCCTGGGGCCGCAGATCCAGATCAGCGTTCGGGCGCCCGCCATGAGCGCTGAACAGCGCCGCCTCCATCAAGCGCAGATGAGCGCCTGGCGAGAAGAGCTTCGCGACCTCTTGTCGCAAGTCCAGGCGGATGAAGCCGCCACCCGTGAGGATCTGGCGCGCACCCGTCAATGGCTGCTGGATCGCAAGCTGCCGGGCGAATTGCTGGCCCGACATGACCAAGCCCTGCGTCAGTTCGAGCAAACGGCTGCGGCCTTGCGGCTTGCCGCGCAGGCTACCGAAGCAGAGATGCTGCCAGCCTTGACGCGGGCTTTGGCACCTCTGGATGCGCAGCGGCGCCAGCCCGCTGCGCCCAGCCGCAGCCTGCCCTGGCGAGCGCCCGAACCCAACAAGCGCCAGCCCGCTGACACCCGTTCGGCCTGGTTCCAACATTTGCTGGGCTCGCGTGATGTGCGTCTGGCTCAGGCCGGCTCGGGGCTGGACGGTATTCACTTCGAGGTGCCGCCCGAGCCTTCGGAAGCCCCGGTGCCGGCCGACCTTGCCGAAACGCCTGAGACCCAGCTCAGCCCGGCCCTGCGCGCCAAGGCTCTGGAGCTTGGCAACAATCCGGTCCAGATTCAGAACTGGGTGCGCAATCACATCGAGTGGCAGCCCACCTGGGGCGCGCTGCAAAGCGCCCAAGACACCCTGGACAAGCGACGCGGCAATGCCCATGACATTGCCAGCTTGCAAATTGCCTTGCTGCGAGCGGCCAAAATTCCGGCGCGCTATCAGTACGGAACCATCTCCTTGCCCGTCGCCCAGGTGCAAAACTGGCTGGGCTCTTTAGCTAAGCCGGAGGTCGCCCAGCCCCTCTTGTCCCAAGGCGGCATTGCCAGCAAAAGTGTCTGGTCCGCCGGCCACATCAACGAGGTGCAGCTGGAGCATGTCTGGGTGCGGGCCTACGTGAATTGGGCACCGAGCCGAGGTGCCAAGGCGGGTGCGGCCAGCCAGCATGTGAACCCGGTCGGGCCTCTCAATGCCTGGGTGGACATCGACGCCAGCTACAAGCAATACCAGTATTCGCCGGGCTTGGATCTCAAAAACCAAGTACCCCTGGACGGCGCTGCCCTGCTGACAGCTGCCCAGCAAGGCGCCACGGTCAACGAGGCCGAAGGTTGGGTGCAAAACCTGAATCAGGCGGCCATCCAGAATCAGCTCAGCAGCTATCAAAACCGGCTGAAGAGCTATATCGACCAACAAGCCCCCAACGGGACCGTCGGCGACGTTATCGGCCGAAAGATCGTGCCGGTCTTTGCCCCGCCCATGTTGGCTGGCAGCCTGCCTTTCCGTGTGGTGTTCAAGGCTCAGCAACTCAGCGCCGTGCCGCCGGCTCTGCAGCATCGCTTCAGCTACCGGCTCTACGCCAGCGCCCAGGACCGGCTGGATGACGCGCCTTTGCTGAGCTTTACCGAGAAAACCAGCCAGCTGGTCGGCAAGCGCCTGAGCCTGAGCTATGTGCCGGCCAGCCAGGCCGACGCCGATCTGATTGCGAGTTATTTGCCCAAACCCCATGCCGACGGCAGCCCCATCGACCCCAGCGAGTTTCCTCGCAGCCTGCCGGCCTATTTGATTCGCCTGAAGCCGCAGATCGTTCTGGACGGTCAGGTGGTGGCCAGCACCCAGCTGGGACTGACCATGGGCACACCCTTGTACGGCCAAGGCGGCTTCAGCCAGTTTCACGACCTGCAGCAATGGGACCTGGCCGAGGACGAGACGCACTCGGTCGGCAATGCCACGGTGTTTGGCCTCAGTGCCGGCGGCATCAGCGGCGCACAGCTGAATGCCTTGAAGCTGCGCCTGGAGGCCAGCAAAACCAAGCTGCAGGCCGGGGATCTGACGGGTCTGAGCGGCGAGCAGATCACCGGTGACTTGCTGACGGCCACGATCTGGAGTTGGTTCGCCGCCGCCGAGAGCCACAGCCGCCTGAGCCAGAACCAGGCCGGCGTGGTGGAGACCTTGGGCCTGAGCTACGGCTTGTTCCATGCCCAGGCCGAGCCGGTCTACAGCTGGGGTTTGATCCGCAAAGTGGAGTTCCCAGGCGTGAACATCGATATCGGCCATGTCCGCTTGCTAGGCTGGAGCAAGAACGGCCAGGCCGGTGATTGGGCGCAGTACATGCGCTTGCGGGGGCAGTACATGAGTGCCCTGGAGCATGCGGTACCCGAGCGCTTCTTCAGCGACAGGGCGAAGTGCAATCTGGTGGGCGAGCCGGATCCGAAGCCGGGCTTGCCGGCCTGTCCGCAAGGTATCAGCGCGGTCAAGGCATTGGCGCTGGCAGCAGCTCAAGGGCAGCGGATTTACACGATCACGCAGAAGGTGTTTCAGGATAACCCGGGTCTGGTGACCAGCCATTTGTCAGCGCACAACTGGGACACGAGGCAACGGGTGCAGCAAGCACTGGAGGCGGGCCAGGAGGTCACGATTCATCAGCGGCCGGTGCTGCAGGATGGCTGGGCCGGCGCGGGTTTCGTCTTGTTGGATCCGGAGACTGGGGCGGGGAGGTATTTGATTGAGGGTGGGGGGAATGGGGGTTCTGTGCCGCTACTTAAAGCGCTTGCAATGGCCCTAGGAATTACATCTGCCGCGCTCCCGTTTATCTTAATTGCCGCGTATATCAGTATTTTTCTCATATCTTTAATTGCAGCCCTTGCTTGGTACCTCGTCTTTTGTGAAGTCGACGGGAGTGGCTTCCCCAGCAAAGGAGATATTGGAAACATTGCGTGGTCGGTTATGTGGTTCTCGGCGCTAGCCGGGATGACCGTCGGCCCAATTGCTTCCTTTGTAATCGCAGTCGTAACCAGTGGACTACAAAATCATGCGTGTTTCTAA
- a CDS encoding choice-of-anchor A family protein: MKPVQNLERRALLRRTRALSLATLVTVNPWSRSARSQPATATALGSPSAIDLGVAAQYSGFFFGRVSRLPHIEGRLAAAGDINLSGTSIGERAPPGLQASLVVGGNVVRYTGGFIHAGSLDSHGVYAGNLVLASHFLDLRKQASPIDFAAEQVYLCGLSEQLRAMVPTGSVSKLWSTVTLKGSGRDLEVFALSAEQVASGLNLQLDGIKPGASLILNVASNSQRQLLLGIEMAVLKPFHGRVLVHAPDVDVLRMVGIRVEASVLAPFACVKDSSGHLEGSVIAASWDSSMDIGYGPFIGA, encoded by the coding sequence ATGAAGCCCGTTCAGAACCTAGAGCGTCGCGCCTTGCTGCGTCGCACCCGTGCGCTGAGCCTTGCCACCCTGGTGACGGTGAACCCGTGGAGCCGAAGCGCCCGCAGTCAGCCGGCTACGGCCACCGCCTTGGGCAGCCCTTCGGCCATCGACCTGGGCGTGGCAGCCCAGTACTCGGGCTTCTTCTTTGGGCGCGTGAGCCGGCTGCCCCATATCGAAGGCCGCCTGGCTGCCGCCGGCGACATCAATTTATCCGGCACCAGCATCGGCGAGCGCGCGCCGCCTGGCCTGCAAGCCTCCTTGGTCGTGGGCGGCAACGTCGTCCGCTACACCGGTGGCTTCATCCATGCGGGCTCTCTGGACAGCCACGGTGTCTATGCCGGCAACCTGGTCCTGGCCTCCCATTTTCTGGACCTGCGCAAGCAGGCCTCGCCCATCGACTTTGCGGCCGAGCAGGTCTATCTGTGCGGCCTGAGCGAGCAGCTGCGAGCCATGGTGCCCACGGGAAGCGTCAGCAAGCTCTGGTCCACCGTCACGCTCAAGGGCAGTGGTCGAGATCTGGAGGTCTTCGCCCTGAGCGCCGAGCAGGTCGCGAGCGGCCTGAACCTGCAGCTGGATGGCATCAAGCCCGGCGCCAGCCTGATCCTGAACGTGGCCAGCAACAGCCAGCGCCAATTGCTGCTCGGCATCGAAATGGCCGTGCTCAAGCCCTTCCATGGCCGGGTGCTGGTCCATGCGCCGGATGTGGATGTGCTGCGCATGGTGGGCATCCGGGTGGAGGCCAGCGTGCTGGCCCCCTTCGCCTGCGTCAAGGACTCCAGCGGCCACCTGGAGGGCAGCGTCATCGCCGCCAGCTGGGACAGCAGCATGGATATTGGCTACGGGCCGTTCATCGGCGCCTGA